The stretch of DNA TTGTTGGGGTTGAGTTATGTGTCGTTTTGGTTGTTTTGTGATTGGTTATGTTGAATTTCCAAATCTCCTATGTATTCTTTTACTTGAGATTTCGTCAATGTAACCTATTTTAAGTATTACATTGGAAATTTGTTAATGCAAGTCTTAAATATATTGTTGTGCTAATGTCAATTGATCATTGATTCCCTCAATGTGAAATTTTAGAAGCAATCAAAATTACCAATACTTTCATTATTtaaaacaaaagaaagaaagaaaaaaaaaaacaatttttatatatttcacCAAACAACCTAATATTTGTATATCATATTTGTGATCTAGACTTTTTCCATTGGGCATTACATATTTACTCCTTTCTTCTCTTCCAATTATATTTTTGCAGAAAAGGTACATTACGATTCCATATCTCATTGTGTCTATTTggtttctcattttatttttattttcttggaAATTGGCAAATTACAATTAAAATGGAATTATAATGAAATCTTGTTTTTGTATTGATCTTTTTAGTAAttgattgatttttatttttatttttcaattacaggTAAGAACAAGAGAAAGAACACGTAGAAGTCATATATTGATGAAAACATTACATTTCAACACCTTGCCTTGTCTTTTTTCCTCCTTTGTGTTTGTGTCCTTAATGGATTTATTCCCCTTTAACATTGTCACCTAATAGAACCCTTTATTTTCTGTAATGGGATAGCTGAGATTTTCTGTCCTCATTAAATTTGGTGCAAACACATGAAATGGGGTCTCATAACAAAGAAAATGGCACTGATATTATTGACTTAGAAAATGGTGGTGAGGCTATGACATCCACAAGTGAAGAACAAAAACACGACCACAACTACAACCACGACCgagattcagattcagattgCAAAAATCAGAAGAAAATGTTGAGTAAGTTGCGGAGTGGGAATTTGGGCAAATTTAGAACAATAGGAAGAAGAGGAAGTACGGATGGATTGTTGCTATTAGGCACAAGCAAGAACAATGTGTGTTTGAGCTCCATTGGTggtgataatgatgatgatttGGATATATTGGTTAATGGGGTTGAAGGAAAGGTAGGAGGAGGAGATAATTTTGTTGATAAGAAAAAAGTGAATAAGAAATATAGTAGTAAAAAAAAGTATCCAAAACCTCCTAGGCCTCCTGGTGGTCCTTCATTAGATGAAGCTGATTTGAAGTTGGTCAAGGAAATTTGGGAACATTCAAGGGCGAGGCGTAATAGTAGAGAAAAAACCAAGGCTTTGAAGAAACTAAAAGCCAATAAGACACCATCTTCAAACGTTAATGTCCTTGCAATGATCATCACCATCACTTTTTTCCTTGTCATAATCTTCCAAGGTAAGTGTTGTTATTACATAATCTTACAAGATAATGCATTTGATTTACTTAATTGATTTATAGTGTTGGTGTTACATAATCCACTTCATGTCATAAAAAAGGTATTTCCCTATATGAAAATTTTGAGTGGTTAGTTTGTGCTCAGAATTTTACAGAACAAAATTGGCTCATTTCTTCTAAATTTATCACAGGTATCTTAGGTTCTCGTACATGATGTAAATGGTGTTTGAGGTAAGTGATGTTGTGTGAGTTGAGTATATGAATATGTAAGATGGACTCATGGTTTTTGTTTGAAAGCTTAATTGAATTGTCATGTATGTATGTAGGAGCTCCACACAAACAAAAAAAAGCATACATTAGAGAAGAGGGGTGGTGATGTTTAAATTGACCGAGAGATGAATCTCTCATGATTTGGGATATTGATTCTTGAGGTATGGTGCATTCTTTACATTCAAATCTCAAAATGGATGACTCTGCTACTATTAGTGTGGGCATGCTTTTTATTATTCAGACTCAAGAACTTGATCTCTATCTTATAGTTATAGGTAGGTTACTACAATGATCGAGTATAGGTACTG from Cannabis sativa cultivar Pink pepper isolate KNU-18-1 chromosome 2, ASM2916894v1, whole genome shotgun sequence encodes:
- the LOC115720489 gene encoding uncharacterized protein LOC115720489 isoform X2; translated protein: MGSHNKENGTDIIDLENGGEAMTSTSEEQKHDHNYNHDRDSDSDCKNQKKMLSKLRSGNLGKFRTIGRRGSTDGLLLLGTSKNNVCLSSIGGDNDDDLDILVNGVEGKVGGGDNFVDKKKVNKKYSSKKKYPKPPRPPGGPSLDEADLKLVKEIWEHSRARRNSREKTKALKKLKANKTPSSNVNVLAMIITITFFLVIIFQGILGSRT
- the LOC115720489 gene encoding uncharacterized protein LOC115720489 isoform X1, whose translation is MGSHNKENGTDIIDLENGGEAMTSTSEEQKHDHNYNHDRDSDSDCKNQKKMLSKLRSGNLGKFRTIGRRGSTDGLLLLGTSKNNVCLSSIGGDNDDDLDILVNGVEGKVGGGDNFVDKKKVNKKYSSKKKYPKPPRPPGGPSLDEADLKLVKEIWEHSRARRNSREKTKALKKLKANKTPSSNVNVLAMIITITFFLVIIFQGKCCYYIILQDNAFDLLN